Proteins co-encoded in one Carassius gibelio isolate Cgi1373 ecotype wild population from Czech Republic chromosome A15, carGib1.2-hapl.c, whole genome shotgun sequence genomic window:
- the LOC128029200 gene encoding trafficking regulator of GLUT4 1-like, translated as MAINTDKEFAKSNLGESGGTQPAETEKLLVTTEPTGVKTSSSFAVSVGGDKGLDGDQNGHSLPLRAGSVGQLGAAPRSPSRVSMSRASSMVNVAQEQQKPKDYLILVILSCFCPVWPLSIVALVYSIMSRNSLQQGDMDGARRLGRLARFLSIVAIVVGLLSIIIYVVVAVTG; from the exons ATGGCAATAAACACAGATAAGGAGTTTGCGAAATCGAATCTGGGGGAGAGCGGCGGAACGCAACCAGCCGAGACCGAGAAACTCCTCGTGACCACCGAGCCCACCGGAGTGAAGACCTCCAGCTCCTTCGCGGTCAGTGTCGGGGGAGACAAGGGTCTCGACGGGGATCAGAACGGCCACAGTCTGCCGCTGAGAGCCGGATCAGTGGGGCAGCTCGGGGCCGCTCCTCGCTCCCCGTCCAGAGTGAGCATGAGCCGCGCTTCATCAATGGTTAATGTCGCCCAAGAGCAGCAGAAACCCAAAGACTACCTCATACTGGTCATTTTGTCCTGCTTTTGTCCCGTGTGGCCACTAAGCATCGTTGCATTGGTCTACTCAATTATG TCCAGAAACAGTCTACAGCAGGGGGACATGGATGGGGCAAGACGCCTGGGACGGTTGGCTCGCTTTCTTAGCATCGTGGCCATCGTCGTGGGGCTCCTTAGCATCATAATCTATGTGGTGGTTGCAG TAACTGGATAG